The following coding sequences are from one Pelagovum sp. HNIBRBA483 window:
- a CDS encoding 3-keto-5-aminohexanoate cleavage protein, with product MTTPCIICVAITGSLPHKSDNPAVPITVTEQVESTHAAYEAGASIVHAHVRNDDETPSSEPEKFARLMEGIHQHCPDMIIQFSTGGRSGAGKERGGMLPLAPDMASLSVGSVNFPTRTYDNPPDLVYWLAAEMQRYHVTPEIEAFDLSHIHQAVALHKAGKLYGQLYVQFVMGVKNAMPVDRPTFDFYIETLNRLAPGTPWCAAGIGRNQITLNEWAIVAGGHVRTGLEDNVRLDRTTLAPSNAALVARAAELCAAHDRPVATCKEARSLLGLRAS from the coding sequence ATGACCACCCCTTGCATCATCTGCGTCGCAATCACCGGCTCCCTGCCGCACAAGTCCGATAACCCCGCCGTGCCGATCACCGTCACCGAACAGGTCGAAAGCACCCATGCCGCCTATGAGGCAGGTGCCAGCATCGTTCACGCCCATGTCCGCAATGATGATGAAACCCCGTCATCCGAGCCCGAAAAGTTTGCCCGCTTGATGGAAGGCATCCACCAGCACTGCCCTGATATGATCATCCAGTTCTCCACCGGCGGGCGCTCCGGCGCAGGGAAGGAACGCGGCGGAATGCTGCCCCTCGCGCCGGATATGGCCTCGCTCTCGGTAGGCTCGGTGAATTTCCCCACCCGCACCTATGACAATCCACCCGATCTGGTGTACTGGCTCGCCGCCGAGATGCAGCGCTACCACGTCACGCCAGAGATCGAGGCGTTTGACCTCTCCCACATCCATCAGGCGGTTGCGCTCCACAAGGCGGGCAAGCTCTACGGCCAGCTCTATGTGCAATTCGTGATGGGCGTGAAAAATGCCATGCCGGTGGATCGCCCCACCTTCGATTTTTATATCGAAACCCTCAACCGCCTCGCCCCCGGCACGCCGTGGTGCGCCGCAGGCATCGGGCGGAATCAGATCACATTGAATGAATGGGCCATAGTTGCGGGCGGTCATGTCCGCACGGGGTTGGAGGATAACGTGAGGCTCGACCGCACCACCCTCGCCCCCTCAAACGCCGCGCTGGTGGCCCGCGCCGCCGAACTCTGCGCGGCGCACGATAGGCCCGTCGCTACATGCAAAGAGGCGCGCAGCCTGCTTGGCCTGCGCGCCTCCTGA
- the ade gene encoding adenine deaminase, giving the protein MARLKDRIAQGRGDAPADLVLRGGRVFDLITGAFLEGDVAICGDTIVGTCGAYEGKEVVDVTGLTLVPGFIDTHLHVESSLITPFEFDRCVTPRGITTAICDPHEIANVIGTAGIRYFQEASQHLLMDLRVQLSSCVPSTDMETAGARIEAEDLAPLMGHPSGIGLAEFMNYPGVIHRDPAALAKLRLFEGGHVDGHCPMLSGKDLNAYIAAGISTEHEATTAEEAREKLQKGIRVLIREGSVSKDLEALAEVLTETTAPYMCLCTDDRNPLDIGEHGHLDYMIRRLIEKGVPPLAAYRAASLSAAEAFGLKDRGVIAPGKRADIVALGSLEACDAQMVFAGGVRADAAAFAAREVIPVVGRGSVHAPKVSAREFRHGGNHVDTDVIGVIEGKIITDHLYVDIEIEDGDKRPDRTRDLARIAVIERHGKNGNIATGFVRGFGIEDGAIASTVCHDHHNIACVGMNYDDMAVAANRLSEIEGGFVVVQNGMVLAELALPVAGLMSLESFEVVRERLVALRTGARRLGVRLEEPFLQLAFLALPVIPRLKITDRGMVDVMKFEIIG; this is encoded by the coding sequence ATGGCACGGCTTAAGGACAGGATTGCCCAAGGGCGCGGTGATGCGCCTGCCGATTTGGTGCTTAGGGGTGGGCGGGTCTTTGACCTGATCACCGGCGCGTTCCTTGAAGGGGACGTGGCGATTTGTGGTGATACCATCGTTGGCACCTGTGGTGCCTATGAGGGCAAAGAGGTGGTGGATGTTACCGGCCTGACGCTGGTGCCGGGGTTCATCGACACGCATTTGCATGTGGAATCGAGCCTGATCACGCCGTTTGAATTTGACCGCTGCGTGACGCCACGCGGGATCACCACGGCGATATGTGATCCGCATGAGATTGCCAATGTGATCGGGACGGCGGGCATTCGCTACTTTCAGGAGGCGAGCCAGCATCTGTTGATGGATTTGCGGGTGCAGCTTTCCTCCTGTGTGCCATCGACCGATATGGAAACAGCTGGTGCGCGGATCGAGGCGGAGGATCTGGCGCCGTTGATGGGGCATCCCTCTGGCATCGGGTTGGCGGAGTTCATGAATTACCCGGGTGTGATCCACCGTGATCCGGCGGCGCTGGCGAAGCTGCGGCTGTTTGAGGGTGGGCATGTGGACGGGCATTGCCCGATGCTGAGCGGCAAAGACCTCAATGCCTATATCGCGGCGGGGATCAGCACCGAGCATGAGGCGACCACCGCCGAGGAAGCCCGCGAGAAGCTGCAAAAGGGGATACGCGTGCTGATCCGCGAGGGATCGGTGAGCAAGGATTTGGAAGCGCTGGCGGAGGTGCTGACCGAGACGACCGCGCCCTATATGTGCCTTTGTACCGATGACCGGAACCCGCTGGATATCGGAGAGCATGGGCATCTGGATTACATGATCCGGCGGTTGATCGAAAAGGGCGTGCCGCCTCTGGCGGCTTATCGCGCGGCGTCGCTTTCGGCGGCGGAGGCCTTTGGCCTAAAGGATCGCGGTGTGATCGCGCCCGGCAAGCGGGCGGATATTGTGGCGCTTGGGTCTTTGGAGGCCTGTGACGCGCAAATGGTCTTTGCTGGCGGCGTGAGGGCCGATGCGGCGGCGTTTGCGGCACGGGAGGTGATCCCCGTGGTGGGGCGCGGCTCGGTCCATGCGCCGAAGGTCAGCGCGCGGGAGTTCCGCCATGGTGGAAACCATGTGGATACGGATGTGATCGGGGTGATCGAGGGGAAGATCATCACCGATCACCTGTATGTCGATATCGAGATCGAGGATGGCGACAAGCGCCCTGACCGGACGCGCGATCTGGCGCGGATCGCGGTAATCGAGCGGCATGGCAAGAACGGCAACATTGCCACCGGCTTTGTGCGCGGCTTTGGGATCGAGGACGGGGCGATTGCCTCGACCGTGTGCCATGACCATCACAACATCGCCTGCGTGGGGATGAATTACGACGATATGGCGGTGGCGGCGAACCGGCTTTCGGAGATCGAGGGCGGGTTTGTCGTGGTGCAGAACGGTATGGTGTTGGCCGAGCTGGCGCTGCCGGTGGCAGGGTTGATGAGCCTTGAGAGCTTTGAGGTGGTGCGCGAGCGGCTGGTGGCGCTGCGCACCGGCGCGCGGCGGTTGGGGGTGCGGCTGGAGGAGCCGTTCTTGCAACTGGCGTTCCTCGCGCTGCCGGTGATTCCGCGGCTGAAGATCACGGATCGTGGTATGGTGGATGTGATGAAGTTCGAGATTATCGGATGA
- a CDS encoding N-acetyltransferase family protein, whose product MSGILIRDATEADIPALTVIHNWGVRETTALWTTQEVDAGERRAWLEERRRAGLPVLVAESEAGVFVGYAAYMPWRAKDGYRLTVEHSVYVSPGYAGKGIGRALMRELVERARAQGLHAMVGMIEAENAASIALHERFGFEIVGQMPQVGQKFGRWLNLTIMQLTLDGRETPETPL is encoded by the coding sequence ATGAGTGGAATTCTCATCAGGGATGCGACCGAGGCGGATATTCCTGCGCTGACGGTGATCCATAACTGGGGCGTGCGGGAAACGACCGCGCTGTGGACCACGCAGGAGGTCGATGCGGGCGAGCGCCGCGCGTGGCTGGAAGAGCGCCGTCGCGCGGGATTGCCTGTGCTCGTCGCGGAATCGGAGGCGGGGGTCTTTGTGGGATATGCGGCCTATATGCCGTGGCGGGCGAAGGACGGCTACCGACTGACGGTGGAGCATTCGGTCTACGTCAGTCCCGGATATGCGGGGAAAGGAATCGGCCGGGCCTTGATGCGCGAGCTGGTCGAACGGGCGCGGGCGCAGGGCCTCCATGCGATGGTTGGGATGATCGAGGCGGAGAACGCGGCCTCTATCGCCTTGCACGAGCGCTTCGGATTTGAGATCGTTGGGCAGATGCCGCAAGTGGGCCAGAAATTCGGGCGGTGGCTCAACCTGACGATCATGCAGTTGACCTTGGATGGAAGAGAGACGCCAGAAACGCCTCTTTAA
- a CDS encoding ArsR/SmtB family transcription factor, translating to MSTGAKMALLEEYASIARVLGTPARLQMLEALAQTERGVEALAERTGLSVANCSQHLQQLRRAGLVTGRRDGKQVIYALADEAVLGVMAGLKVLATRNKQQVRDILAALVGDTGETEAVSRAWLEPRLADGRVTVLDVRPEDEFNAGHISGAYRLPPEQIEAAAAHLPKLVEEVIAYCRGPYCIYAEQAAAALRRTGIRARVMEGGFPEWRREGRPVTHEFDNAP from the coding sequence ATGTCAACAGGGGCAAAAATGGCGCTGCTGGAGGAATATGCCTCCATCGCGCGGGTGCTTGGGACGCCGGCGCGGCTGCAAATGCTGGAAGCATTGGCGCAGACCGAGCGTGGGGTGGAGGCGCTGGCGGAGCGGACGGGATTAAGCGTGGCAAACTGCTCGCAGCATTTGCAGCAATTGCGGCGCGCGGGGCTTGTCACTGGGCGGCGCGACGGCAAGCAGGTGATCTACGCGCTTGCGGATGAGGCGGTGCTGGGCGTGATGGCAGGGCTGAAGGTGCTTGCCACGCGCAACAAGCAACAGGTGCGTGACATCCTTGCAGCGCTCGTGGGAGATACTGGCGAGACAGAAGCGGTGAGCCGCGCATGGTTGGAGCCGCGCTTGGCGGACGGGCGGGTGACGGTTCTGGATGTGCGCCCCGAGGACGAGTTCAATGCAGGACATATTTCCGGCGCCTACCGATTGCCGCCGGAGCAGATCGAAGCCGCTGCTGCGCATTTGCCCAAACTGGTGGAGGAGGTGATTGCGTATTGCCGTGGGCCATACTGCATTTACGCCGAGCAGGCAGCGGCGGCACTGCGGCGCACGGGGATACGCGCACGGGTGATGGAGGGGGGCTTCCCCGAGTGGCGGCGTGAGGGACGACCCGTAACGCACGAATTTGATAACGCCCCCTAG
- a CDS encoding MFS transporter: protein MPEKDYALGLRANLRPFAEQLLQVLFVGLTIGLQRTVIPALAESEFGVAQGSVTALMAFVVSFGVVKGAMNFVSGRLSERVGRRPVLIWGWLVALPIPFMILLAPSWGWIVAANVLLGVNQGFAWSMTVTAKMDIVTARERGLATGFNEFAGYSGVALAGLATAALASSFAPRMTLFVFGLTVILLALIAARLAFTETLPFARAEAARLSATPTATGSYAQGPANPTTAQIFALVTWRNRSFMALSQAGSVEKFVDALMWALVPAFLISKGASLIQIGWITGLYGLVWGASQLWTGPLSDRIGRKIPIVTGFFLCAAGVFAFPLLATVTAWAIAAVITGVGMALLYPTLIAAMGDLAHPAWRGSALGTYRFWRDLGYAIGALAIGLIADATGTLAAGFWFTGGAMVLSGLWVLTALKETHPRKTQ from the coding sequence TTGCCCGAAAAAGACTATGCCCTCGGCCTGCGCGCCAACCTCCGCCCCTTCGCCGAGCAACTCCTGCAAGTCCTCTTCGTGGGCCTCACCATCGGCCTGCAACGCACCGTGATCCCCGCGCTGGCGGAAAGCGAGTTCGGCGTGGCGCAAGGCTCCGTCACCGCGCTGATGGCCTTCGTGGTGTCCTTCGGCGTGGTGAAAGGCGCGATGAATTTCGTCTCTGGCCGCCTGTCTGAACGTGTCGGCCGCAGGCCGGTGCTGATCTGGGGCTGGCTCGTGGCACTCCCGATCCCTTTCATGATCCTTCTGGCGCCCTCATGGGGCTGGATCGTCGCGGCGAATGTGCTCTTGGGCGTCAATCAGGGCTTTGCATGGTCAATGACCGTCACCGCGAAAATGGATATCGTCACCGCCCGCGAGCGCGGCCTCGCCACGGGCTTCAACGAGTTCGCAGGCTATAGCGGCGTCGCGCTGGCGGGGCTCGCTACCGCCGCGCTTGCCAGCAGCTTCGCCCCGCGGATGACCCTGTTCGTTTTCGGCCTGACGGTGATCTTGCTTGCCCTCATCGCCGCCCGCCTCGCTTTTACCGAAACGCTGCCCTTCGCCCGCGCCGAGGCCGCCCGCCTGAGCGCCACCCCCACCGCAACCGGCAGCTATGCCCAAGGCCCAGCAAACCCAACCACCGCGCAAATCTTCGCGCTCGTCACATGGCGCAACCGCAGCTTCATGGCGCTCTCACAGGCAGGTAGCGTTGAAAAATTCGTCGATGCGCTGATGTGGGCGCTGGTGCCCGCGTTCCTCATCTCCAAAGGCGCAAGCCTGATCCAGATCGGATGGATCACCGGCCTCTACGGCCTCGTCTGGGGCGCGAGCCAGCTCTGGACCGGCCCCCTGTCAGACCGTATCGGCCGCAAAATCCCCATCGTAACAGGCTTCTTCCTTTGTGCGGCTGGCGTCTTTGCCTTTCCCCTCCTCGCCACCGTCACCGCATGGGCCATCGCCGCCGTGATCACAGGCGTTGGCATGGCGCTCCTCTACCCGACCCTGATCGCCGCGATGGGCGATCTCGCCCACCCCGCATGGCGCGGCTCAGCGCTCGGCACTTATCGCTTCTGGCGTGATCTGGGCTACGCCATCGGCGCGCTCGCCATTGGCCTGATTGCAGATGCCACAGGCACCCTTGCAGCAGGCTTCTGGTTTACCGGCGGCGCAATGGTTCTGTCCGGCCTTTGGGTGCTCACGGCATTGAAAGAAACCCATCCGCGCAAAACACAATAA
- the tal gene encoding transaldolase, which translates to MASSLSQLREMTTVVADTGDVDAIRALKPIDCTTNPSIILKALQSPAFEALVTKEIEAGKAAGKSPEDIAFALTIGVGTELAGLVPGKVSTEVDANLSFNTEASVAKARALVKAYEENGVGREKIFIKLASTWEGIRAAEILQGEGIECNLTLLFCMAQAVACADAGASLISPFVGRITDFYAARDGKTFGPDEDPGVLSVRSIYDYYKSNGINTIVMGASFRNIGQVKALAGCDRLTISPALLEELDAEDAPLERVLAPENASGVAKIPMSEADFRWALNADEMATEKLSGGIRQFDADHQKLLKLIAERLA; encoded by the coding sequence ATGGCCAGCAGCCTGAGCCAGTTGCGCGAAATGACAACCGTTGTGGCCGATACCGGCGATGTGGATGCGATCAGGGCGTTGAAGCCGATCGACTGCACCACCAACCCGAGTATCATCCTCAAGGCGTTGCAAAGCCCGGCTTTCGAGGCGCTTGTCACGAAGGAGATCGAGGCAGGCAAGGCGGCAGGCAAGAGCCCCGAGGACATCGCCTTCGCGCTGACGATTGGCGTGGGAACGGAGCTGGCAGGCTTGGTGCCGGGGAAGGTATCCACCGAAGTGGACGCGAACCTGTCGTTCAACACCGAAGCCTCTGTCGCCAAGGCGCGGGCGCTGGTGAAGGCGTATGAGGAAAACGGCGTTGGCCGTGAAAAGATCTTCATCAAGCTGGCCTCTACTTGGGAAGGCATCCGTGCCGCCGAGATCCTGCAAGGCGAGGGCATCGAATGTAACCTGACGCTGTTGTTCTGCATGGCGCAGGCAGTGGCCTGTGCGGACGCGGGCGCGTCGCTGATTTCGCCTTTTGTGGGCCGGATCACCGATTTCTATGCGGCACGCGATGGCAAGACCTTCGGGCCGGACGAAGATCCGGGCGTTTTGTCGGTGCGCAGCATTTATGACTACTACAAGTCCAACGGCATCAACACGATCGTGATGGGCGCGTCCTTCCGGAATATCGGGCAGGTCAAGGCGCTTGCGGGCTGCGACCGCCTGACGATTTCGCCCGCGCTGCTGGAAGAGCTGGACGCCGAAGACGCGCCGCTGGAGCGGGTGCTTGCGCCGGAGAACGCCTCTGGCGTGGCGAAAATTCCGATGAGCGAAGCTGATTTCCGCTGGGCGCTGAACGCTGATGAAATGGCGACGGAGAAGCTTTCGGGCGGTATTCGCCAGTTCGACGCGGACCATCAGAAGCTGCTTAAGCTGATCGCGGAGCGGCTGGCTTAA